A section of the Streptomyces xinghaiensis S187 genome encodes:
- a CDS encoding M20/M25/M40 family metallo-hydrolase: MADTAAPGTAPRTPGAGGPGTEAPGAASNGTVTGGGLANGPAPSRPAPSGPVVPPAGGVDERALEEVVTFTSELIRIDTTNRGRGDGCERPAAEYVAERLAEAGLEPVLLEKAPGRTNVVARIAGSDRDAEALLVHGHLDVVPAEPADWTVHPFSGEIRDGVVWGRGAVDMKNADAMVLALVRSWARTGHRPRRDLVLAFTADEEDSAEYGSGFLADSHPELFEGCTEGVSESGAFTFHADSGMRLYPIAAGERGTAWLELTARGRAGHGSKVNRDNAVSRLAAAVSRIGEHAWPLRITPTVRAALTEIAALYGVPADAPELDLDAPGFDPGPLLERLGRAAALVEATLRNSTNPTMLSAGYKVNVIPGSATAFVDGRMVPGGEEEFRQTLDRLTGPDVDWEFHHREVPLGAPVDSPTFRAMREAVEHFDPGGRAVPYCMSGGTDAKQFSRLGITGYGFSPLKLPEGLDYAALFHGVDERVPVEALRFGVRVLDRFLLRSPGRDGPDTGG, translated from the coding sequence ATGGCTGACACAGCGGCCCCCGGTACCGCCCCACGGACCCCGGGCGCGGGCGGACCGGGGACGGAGGCGCCCGGCGCGGCGTCGAACGGAACGGTGACCGGCGGCGGGTTGGCGAACGGCCCCGCACCGTCCCGCCCCGCCCCGTCCGGTCCGGTGGTGCCGCCGGCGGGCGGGGTGGACGAGCGGGCGCTGGAGGAGGTGGTGACCTTCACCTCCGAGCTGATCCGCATCGACACCACCAACCGCGGCCGCGGCGACGGCTGCGAGCGCCCGGCCGCCGAGTACGTGGCCGAGCGGCTCGCCGAGGCGGGCCTGGAACCGGTGCTGCTGGAGAAGGCGCCGGGCCGCACGAACGTGGTCGCCCGGATCGCGGGCAGCGACCGGGACGCGGAGGCCCTGCTCGTCCACGGCCATCTGGACGTGGTGCCCGCCGAGCCCGCCGACTGGACCGTGCACCCCTTCTCGGGCGAGATCCGGGACGGCGTCGTCTGGGGCCGGGGCGCCGTCGACATGAAGAACGCGGACGCGATGGTCCTCGCGCTCGTGCGCTCCTGGGCGCGGACCGGCCACCGCCCGCGCCGTGACCTCGTCCTGGCCTTCACTGCCGACGAGGAGGACAGCGCCGAGTACGGCTCCGGCTTCCTCGCCGACTCCCACCCGGAGCTGTTCGAGGGCTGCACCGAAGGCGTCAGCGAATCCGGGGCCTTCACCTTCCACGCCGACTCCGGTATGCGGCTCTACCCCATCGCGGCGGGTGAGCGGGGCACCGCCTGGCTCGAACTCACCGCGCGGGGCAGGGCCGGGCACGGCTCCAAGGTCAACCGGGACAACGCCGTCAGCCGGCTGGCCGCCGCCGTCAGCCGTATCGGCGAGCACGCCTGGCCGCTCCGCATCACCCCGACCGTGCGGGCCGCCCTCACCGAGATCGCCGCGCTGTACGGCGTTCCGGCGGACGCCCCCGAACTCGACCTGGACGCCCCCGGGTTCGACCCCGGCCCGCTGCTGGAGCGGCTGGGCCGCGCCGCGGCGCTGGTCGAGGCGACCCTCCGCAACAGCACCAACCCGACCATGCTCAGCGCCGGTTACAAGGTCAACGTCATCCCCGGCAGCGCCACCGCCTTCGTGGACGGCCGGATGGTGCCCGGCGGCGAGGAGGAGTTCCGGCAGACCCTCGACCGGCTCACCGGTCCCGATGTCGACTGGGAGTTCCACCACCGGGAGGTCCCGCTCGGGGCACCGGTCGACTCACCGACCTTCCGTGCCATGAGAGAGGCCGTCGAGCATTTCGACCCGGGCGGCAGGGCCGTGCCGTACTGCATGTCGGGGGGCACGGACGCCAAGCAGTTCTCCCGGCTCGGGATCACCGGTTACGGCTTCTCACCGCTGAAGCTGCCCGAGGGCCTCGACTACGCGGCCCTCTTCCACGGCGTCGACGAGCGCGTCCCCGTCGAGGCCCTGCGGTTCGGCGTCCGGGTCCTCGACCGGTTCCTGCTGCGGAGCCCGGGACGGGACGGGCCGGACACGGGCGGGTGA
- a CDS encoding SRPBCC family protein: MAQVEATTERIIAAAPEAVFEAIADYSGTRARLLPEQFSEYEVREGGRGAGTLVHWRLQATSKRVRDCLLEVTEPTAGQLAEKDRNSSMLTTWTVTPAGEGKSTVRVTTVWDGAGGVGGFFERTFAPKGLGRIYDAVLARLAAEAEK; the protein is encoded by the coding sequence ATGGCGCAGGTCGAGGCCACGACGGAGCGGATCATCGCGGCGGCACCCGAGGCGGTGTTCGAGGCGATCGCGGACTACTCCGGCACCCGCGCCCGGCTGCTGCCCGAGCAGTTCAGCGAGTACGAGGTGCGCGAGGGCGGCCGCGGCGCGGGCACGCTGGTGCACTGGCGGCTGCAGGCCACCAGCAAGCGCGTCCGCGACTGCCTGCTGGAGGTCACCGAGCCGACCGCCGGGCAGCTCGCGGAGAAGGACCGCAACTCCTCGATGCTGACCACCTGGACGGTGACCCCGGCCGGCGAGGGGAAGTCCACGGTACGGGTGACCACCGTCTGGGACGGGGCGGGCGGCGTCGGCGGCTTCTTCGAGCGGACCTTCGCGCCCAAGGGGCTCGGCAGGATCTACGACGCCGTGCTGGCGCGGCTCGCGGCCGAGGCCGAGAAGTAG
- a CDS encoding Rv2578c family radical SAM protein, giving the protein MRWDGLSHDDSSGAPALFGTDAVTRTFDTPEFRGITFHEIRARSILNRVPGASRMPFEWTLNPYRGCSHACVYCFARKTHSYLDLDTGLGFDSQIVVKVNAPDLLRRELASRRWQGEHIAMGTNVDCYQRAEGRYGLMPGILAALRDHANPFSILTKGTLILRDLDLLRQAAEVTDVGTSVSVGFTDRELWRTVEPGTPSPERRLEVCRTLAANGIPCSVLMAPVIPYLSDSPEQLRKTVRAVAAAGAGSVTPLVLHLRPGAREWFMEWLARHHPRLVRRYEVLYADGAYAPTWYQRQITRRVHELADEYGIGPSHPGAARRPRGPAPEPEPAGPPAPGPTQLTLL; this is encoded by the coding sequence ATGCGCTGGGACGGCCTGAGCCATGACGACTCCTCCGGAGCCCCCGCCCTCTTCGGCACCGACGCCGTCACACGGACTTTCGACACCCCCGAGTTCCGGGGCATCACCTTCCACGAGATCCGCGCCCGCTCGATCCTCAACCGGGTGCCCGGGGCCTCCCGGATGCCGTTCGAATGGACGCTCAACCCGTACCGCGGCTGCTCCCACGCCTGCGTCTACTGCTTCGCCCGCAAGACGCACAGCTATCTGGACCTCGACACCGGCCTCGGCTTCGACTCGCAGATCGTCGTCAAGGTCAACGCCCCCGACCTGCTCCGCCGCGAACTGGCGTCCCGCCGCTGGCAGGGCGAGCACATCGCGATGGGCACCAACGTCGACTGCTACCAGCGCGCGGAGGGCCGGTACGGGCTCATGCCCGGCATCCTCGCCGCGCTGCGCGACCACGCCAACCCGTTCTCGATCCTCACCAAGGGCACGCTGATCCTCCGTGATCTCGACCTGCTGCGGCAGGCGGCCGAGGTGACGGACGTCGGCACCTCCGTCTCCGTCGGCTTCACCGACCGCGAGCTGTGGCGGACCGTCGAGCCCGGCACCCCCTCCCCCGAACGCCGGCTGGAGGTCTGCCGCACCCTGGCCGCGAACGGCATCCCCTGCTCCGTACTGATGGCCCCGGTCATCCCCTATCTCAGCGACTCACCGGAGCAGTTGCGGAAGACCGTGCGCGCCGTCGCCGCGGCGGGCGCCGGATCGGTGACCCCGCTGGTGCTCCATCTGCGGCCCGGCGCCCGCGAATGGTTCATGGAGTGGCTCGCCCGGCACCACCCCCGTCTGGTGCGGCGCTACGAGGTGCTGTACGCCGACGGCGCCTACGCGCCCACCTGGTACCAGCGCCAGATCACCCGGCGGGTGCACGAACTGGCCGACGAGTACGGCATCGGCCCCTCCCACCCCGGAGCCGCCCGCCGCCCCCGCGGGCCGGCGCCGGAGCCGGAGCCCGCCGGGCCCCCGGCGCCCGGCCCCACCCAGCTGACCCTCCTCTGA
- a CDS encoding M55 family metallopeptidase, with product MKILISADMEGATGVTWPADVLPGHEQWQRCRRMFTSDVNAAVAGFFDGGADEVVVNEAHWTMRNLLLERLDERAVMLTGRHKELSMVEGVQRGDVDGVAFVGYHTGAGAEGVLAHTYLANSLTGVWLNGVRASEGLLNSRVVAEFGTPVVLVTGDDRTCEDARGYAPGARAVAVKDCVSRYAAVCRPPARTAADIRAAAQEAAVLAIRQEPARDAGPFTVEMEFDADHLVGAATVVPGVERTGERRAAYTSDTMYEGIRCFKAVTTVVSAAVEEQYG from the coding sequence ATGAAGATCCTCATCTCCGCCGATATGGAGGGCGCGACGGGCGTCACCTGGCCCGCCGACGTCCTGCCGGGCCATGAGCAGTGGCAGCGCTGCCGCCGGATGTTCACCTCGGACGTCAACGCCGCCGTGGCCGGGTTCTTCGACGGCGGGGCGGACGAGGTCGTCGTCAACGAGGCGCACTGGACCATGCGCAACCTCCTCCTGGAGCGGCTCGACGAGCGCGCGGTGATGCTCACCGGCCGGCACAAGGAGCTGAGCATGGTCGAGGGCGTACAGCGGGGCGATGTGGACGGAGTCGCCTTCGTCGGTTACCACACCGGCGCGGGCGCGGAGGGCGTCCTCGCGCACACCTACCTCGCCAACTCCCTCACCGGGGTCTGGCTCAACGGCGTCCGGGCCAGCGAAGGGCTGCTCAACTCCCGGGTGGTGGCCGAGTTCGGCACGCCCGTGGTGCTGGTCACCGGCGACGACCGCACCTGTGAGGACGCCCGGGGGTACGCCCCCGGGGCCCGCGCCGTGGCCGTCAAGGACTGCGTCTCGCGCTATGCCGCGGTCTGCCGCCCGCCCGCCCGCACGGCCGCGGACATCAGGGCCGCGGCGCAGGAGGCGGCCGTGCTCGCGATACGGCAGGAGCCGGCGCGGGACGCGGGCCCGTTCACCGTCGAGATGGAATTCGACGCGGATCATCTGGTGGGCGCGGCGACCGTCGTGCCCGGGGTGGAGCGCACCGGCGAGCGCCGGGCCGCCTATACCAGCGACACCATGTACGAGGGAATCCGCTGCTTCAAGGCGGTCACGACCGTCGTGTCGGCAGCGGTGGAGGAGCAGTATGGCTGA